CCGGGTACGAAAAAGACCGACCAGCTGATGACGACCAATCTCGTCTACAACTTCTGACGGCATTCGTAGCACCGGGAGCCCCTTGCATCGCGGGGCTCCCCTTCGCGGCGTCAGCTGGCGCTGCGCCCCAGCAGCGGCCCGGCGCCCTGCGCCAGCAGCAGGTCGGCGACCTGCAAACCCAAGGCTTCACCCTGGTCGCGCGGCGCCGTTGCCCGCGCCCGCAGCAGACGGCCCGTGGCGGCATCGCCGACCAGGCCGACCAGGTCCAGCGCGTTCTCGGTTTCCCAGCAGAATCCGGCAATCGGCACGCTGCAGCTGCCGTGCAGCGCCAGGTTCATGGCCCTTTCGGCGCCGGTGCAGCGGGATGTCTCCGCGTCGTTGAGCGGCGCCAGGAGGCCCGCGACCTCCCGGTCAATCGTGCGGTACTCGATCGCGATCGCGCCCTGCGCTACGGCCGGCACCCAGTCCGGCGGAGCCAGACGATTGCGGATACGGGCAGCCAGGCCCAGGCGATCGAGCCCGGCACAGGCGAGAATGATGGCGTCGTACTGGCCCGCATCGAGCTTGGCCAGCCGCGTGCCGACATTGCCGCGCAGGTCGAGCAATTCCAGGTCCGGACGGAAGGCGCGCAACTGGGCCTGGCGCCGCAGCGACGAGGTGCCCACGCGCGCGCCCTGGGGCAGTTCGGAGAGCCGCTCGTACGCGTTGCTGACGAAGGCGTCCGCCGGATCCGCCCGTTCGAGCACGGCACCGATCGAAAAGCCGGCCTCCAGCGACATCGGCACATCCTTGAGGGAATGCACGGCGATGTCGGCACGTCCTTCGGCCATTGCCACCTCCAGCTCCTTGAGGAACAGGCCCTTGCCGCCGATCGCCGCCAACGGGCGATCGATGATCTCATCGCCGCGCGTGGTCATCGGCACCAGTTCCACCAGGACATCCGGATGCGCCTGGCGCAACCGGGCGGCCACGTGTTCCGCCTGCCAGACTGCCAATGCGCTCTGCCGCGTGGCAATGCGAAGTGATTTCATGCCGTTCCTGTCGCGCCGCTAAAGCACAACAGGATAGAAGGCTTGGCGATGGAGGTGAAGAACCAGCACCGCTGCCACCTCAGAGGCTGCGCACCAACTTGCGCAGGGCAGGCAGGTTCCGGCGCGAAACTTCAAGCACGTCCGGACTGCCGTCCACGCGCGCATGGATGCGGCCGTCCGCACCGCGGCTCAGGCCGCCCAGGCGATCGCGTGCGACCAGGCAGTTGCGGTGAATACGGACGAACCGGTCACCGAATTCATCTTCCAGGCCCTTGAGCGCATCCTCCACGAGCACCTGGCCCTTCAGATGGTGCACGACAACGTACTTGTCCTCGGCCATGAGGTAGAGGATCTCGTTCACCGGAACCAGCACCAGGTTGCCACGCACCCGCGCGCAGACATGGGTGCGTTGCCGGTTCGACGCCATGGCGCCCGCCATCGCGTCCAGCTTGGGCGGGCGCAACCGGCGCGCTTTCTCCAGCGCCTGTGTCAACCGCTCCTGTCGGACAGGCTTGAGCAGGTAGTCGACCGCATTCTCCTCGAACGCGCGGACCGCATATTCGTCATAGGCGGTGCAGAACACGATCGCCGGCGCCTCGGGCATCGCACCGATCATGCGCGCCGCGTCCAGGCCGTCCATCAGCGGCATGCGGATGTCCAGCAGGCATACATCCGGCTGAAGCCGCTCGGCTTCACGGACGGCCTCTTCGCCATTGGCCGCCAGGGCCACCACCTCACCCTCGGCGGAAGCGACCAGCGCCGCCAGGCGCTCGCGTGCCAGCGGTTCGTCATCGGCGATGAGTATGCGCATGCTCAATTCCCCCAGGTGCGGTGCCATCGTCCGGCAGGCGCAGGACGCAGTCGAAAGTATCGTGGCCCTGGTGGATTTCCAGGGCGCCACGGTCGTCAAAATGGTAGGCGATCCGGCTGCGGATGTTTGCGACCGCGATACCGTTGCCGCGCGGCGAACGCTTGCCGGGCGCCGGGCAGGGATTGGCGATGCGGATCTCCACCATGCCGCCCGAATGCCGCCCCGTCACGGTGACCGTTCCCCCGTCGGTCAGGGGCTGGATGCCGTGGTACACGGCATTTTCGACCAGCGGCTGCAGCAACAGCGGCGGCAGCGGAAGGTCACGCGGTAAGGACGCCACATCCCACACCACCTGCAAGCGCTCGCCGAGACGCAATTCCTCGATACGCAGGTAACCGCGCGCCAGATCCAGCTCCTCGCCCAGCGTGCGCGGTGTGTCCACGGACCCGAGCGAGGCGCGGAAAAGGTCCGCCAGGTCCTCCACCGCCGTTTCGGCCTGGGCCGGCCGGATGCGGATCAGGCTGGCGATCGTGTTCATGCTGTTGAACAGGAAATGCGGCCGGATGCGCGCCTGCAGCGCCTCGTAGCGCGCCCGTGCTTCGGCTCTGACGCGATCGCGCCACTGTTCCTGCACGTAGAAGTAGCGCAGCACGGCGGTCGCCACGAGCGCGCAGATGACGCTGTTGCGCAGGATGAAGCGCTCCTGCCCGCTCAGGATGCCGATCAGGCCCAGCGACAGGGAATTGTCGATCGTATAGGCGAGCCAGCTGGCGATCGCCGTCGTGCCGACCATCAGGGCGAACGCGGCGAATTCGCTCATCCACGGACGCATGCGCACCAGCAACGGCCGCGCCTTGCACAGGCAGACGGTCCAGACGACCGCCAGCCACTGCACGAACACCGTGGCCGTTCCGAGCCGCTGCCAGCCGGGCGAACCCACGTCGCTCGACGCGAGCACGACGATCAGGGCGACCAGTTCGCCGATCACCATGAGCGCAAACAGGATGGGCAGGCTGCAGAAATTCGGCAGCCAGTGATTGGCGAGCGCCACCTCGCCGGAACTGTCGTTGGCCGTGGCCGACCGCGGTTCCGAATGCGCCATGCGCCCTCCCGGCGCCTGCGTAGGTCGCCCGATTATGCCGCCAGCCGCGCTCCAAGCCATTGCCGCAGGTCGGCAATTTCTTCCGAACACACCTGATGGGCCATCGGATAGGTGTGCCACTGGACCGCGTACCCCAGCCCGCGCAGGTAGTCGCGCGACGCCGTGCCGAGGGTCTGCGGTACGACATTGTCGAAACTGCCATGCGCCATGAGGATCGGTACAGCCTTGTTGGCGTCGTGGCGGTCCGCGGCGGTCTTCTCCGCCAGTGGCAGGTAGGTCGACAAGGCCATGATGCCGCCCAGGCGCGCCGCGTGCCGCACGCCGCCCGCCAGGACCACCGCGCCGCCCTGTGAGAAGCCGGCCAGGATCACGCGTTCGGCCGGCACGCCGCGCTCAGCCTCGCGCGCGATCAGCGCGTCGAGCTGGCCGATCGAGGTGCGGATACCGGGCTCATCCTGCTTGGACGCGATATCCACGCCGCCAATGTCGTACCAGGCACGCATGGGCATGCCGCCGTTGATCGTCACCGGGCGCACCGGCGCATGCGGAAACACGAAACGCAGGGCAGGCCACTGGCGCGAGACCAGTTCCGGCACGATCGGCTCGAAATCATGGCCATCGGCCCCCAGACCGTGCAGCCAGATGACGCTGTGGCGCGGATCAGGCGCTGTTTCAAGTTCGACGGAAGGAAGGATCATCAGAACGTCTCCGGGGCCGGCAGGCCAGGGCAAACGGCGATAGTGCCCGAACGGCCCTGGACGGGAAAAGCCGCTGCCGGACGCGGGGGGCCTGACTTATTGCCGATCCACCCTCCCACCTTCTGGGCTACCCTGCCCGGGTTCCCCGCGGAGGTATCCATGTCACGCCTGTTTACCGGAGGCTTAGCCTTCCTGTTCGTCCTTGCCGCGCAACCGTCCACGGCGGCCCTGTCGCTGGACCAGATCATGGCCGACCCGGACTGGATCGGCCCGGCCGTCGAGGCCCCCTTCTGGGCTGTCGACGGCAGCGCCGTGTACTACTCGCTCAAGCGCACCGGCTCGCCCATACGCGACCTGCATCGGATCACACTGGGCGATAAGTCTGACCACATCCTCACGGACGCCGAACACGCCAGCCGCGACGCCATCGGCGCCGTCTTCGACACCGCACGCCAGCGTGCCGCCTTCGTCCGCAACGGCGACATCTTCGTGCGCGAACTGCCGGGCGGGCGCCTGGTACAGGTGACGCGCACCGCCGAAGACGAATCATCGCCGCAGTTCTCCGCCGACCAGCGCCAGCTGCACTATCGCGTGGGGAACGACTGGTTCAGCTATGACTTCGCCAGCGCCATCAACGCCCCCATCGCCCTGCTCAAGGCCGAGAAGAACCCCGACGACAAAAAACCTGGCGAGTTGGAAGAGCTGCAGCTTCGCCTGATCAGTACGCTCAAGCGTGACCGCGACAACCGCCTGGCACAGAAGGCGCGCGAGAATGAACTGCGCAAGACAGACCCCACTCGCGCCGTGGCCCCGCATTTCCTGGGCGATGACGTGAAAATCGCCGATACGGCCCTGTCGCCATCCGGCCGCTGGCTGGTAGCGGTGACTACGCCCAAATCCTTCGATGCGGGCCGCGCCGGCAAGATGCCCGACTACGTCACCGAATCCGGCTATGAGGAAGTCGAAGACGTCCGTACCCGCGTCGGCCGTGGTGACCCCGTGCCGCACACCGTGTGGTTCATCGATCTTGAAACCCACACGCGCACCGAGCTTTCGGTAACAGGACTCGACGGCATCAAGGACGACCCGCTCGCGGCCGTCCGCGCGGAAAATGCGAAGGTCCGTGATAAAGACAAAAAGACAGATTCTTCCAAGGAGAAGAAATCCACAAAAGAAGCGAAGGAACCTGCCGCTCGCCCCATCCAGGTCGCCGGCGTGCAGTTTACGCGCGACGGCAGCATGGCCGCCATCCAACTGCGCGCCAACGACAACAAGGACCGCTGGATCGCCACCGTCTCGCCGGACGCAAAACCGGCACTCACGCAGCGGCACCGCCTCACCGACCCGGCCTGGATCAACTGGAACTTCAACGAATTCGGCTGGCTGCCGGACAATCGCACGCTGTGGTACGTCTCCGAAGAGACGGGCTACGCCGGCCTGTACGTACGCCAGGGCGACCAGAAGCCCACGCGCCTGGCCGGCGGATCGTTCGAGATCTCGACGCCGACGGTATCGCCGGATGGTCAATGGATCTACGTACGCGCCAATGCCGAGGCGCCGTATGTCTATGACGTCTACCGTGTACCGGCCCGCGGCGGCGAGTTCGAACGCCTGACCACGCTCAAGGGCGTGGAAGGGTACAGCCTCTCGCCCGACGGTACGCAGCTGCTGCTGGCTCATTCGGGCAGCTACCAGCCCCAGCAGATCAGCGTGCGCGACGCCCAGGGCCAGCTGCACGCACTGACCGACACACGAACAGCGCAGTTCAAGGCCATGAGCTGGCAATCGCCGGAAATCGTTGCGGTGCCCTCCAGCCACACCAGGGCGCCGATCTGGGGCAAGCTGTATCGCCCGACGACGCGCAGTGCGCAGCCCGCGCCGATCGTGCTGTTCGTCCACGGCGCCGGCTATACGCAGAACACGCACCTGTCGTACCCGTACTACTTCCGCGAGCAGATGTTCCACAACCTGCTGACGGAAAAGGGCTACCTCGTGCTGGATCTGGACTATCGCGCCTCCGAGGGCTACGGGCGCGACTGGCGCACGGCGATCTATCGCCAGATGGGCACGCCGGAACTGGAAGACCTGATCGACGGCGTGAACTGGCTGGTGAAGGAACACAACGGCGATGCGAAGCGCGTCGGTGTCTACGGCGGGTCCTACGGCGGATTCATGACACTCATGGCAATGTTCCGCGCACCGGATCGCTTCCATGTCGGCGCCGCGCTGCGGCCGGTCACCGACTGGACCCAGTACAACCACGAATACACCTCCAACATCCTCAACACGCCGCAGGTCGATGACCTGGCCTATCGCCGCAGCTCGCCGATCGAGTTCGCCGACGGCCTCAAGGGCCCGCTGCTGATCGCCCACGGCATGATCGACGACAACGTGTTCTTCCAGGATTCGGTGCGTCTGTTCCAACGCCTG
This genomic stretch from Tahibacter amnicola harbors:
- a CDS encoding S9 family peptidase, with protein sequence MSRLFTGGLAFLFVLAAQPSTAALSLDQIMADPDWIGPAVEAPFWAVDGSAVYYSLKRTGSPIRDLHRITLGDKSDHILTDAEHASRDAIGAVFDTARQRAAFVRNGDIFVRELPGGRLVQVTRTAEDESSPQFSADQRQLHYRVGNDWFSYDFASAINAPIALLKAEKNPDDKKPGELEELQLRLISTLKRDRDNRLAQKARENELRKTDPTRAVAPHFLGDDVKIADTALSPSGRWLVAVTTPKSFDAGRAGKMPDYVTESGYEEVEDVRTRVGRGDPVPHTVWFIDLETHTRTELSVTGLDGIKDDPLAAVRAENAKVRDKDKKTDSSKEKKSTKEAKEPAARPIQVAGVQFTRDGSMAAIQLRANDNKDRWIATVSPDAKPALTQRHRLTDPAWINWNFNEFGWLPDNRTLWYVSEETGYAGLYVRQGDQKPTRLAGGSFEISTPTVSPDGQWIYVRANAEAPYVYDVYRVPARGGEFERLTTLKGVEGYSLSPDGTQLLLAHSGSYQPQQISVRDAQGQLHALTDTRTAQFKAMSWQSPEIVAVPSSHTRAPIWGKLYRPTTRSAQPAPIVLFVHGAGYTQNTHLSYPYYFREQMFHNLLTEKGYLVLDLDYRASEGYGRDWRTAIYRQMGTPELEDLIDGVNWLVKEHNGDAKRVGVYGGSYGGFMTLMAMFRAPDRFHVGAALRPVTDWTQYNHEYTSNILNTPQVDDLAYRRSSPIEFADGLKGPLLIAHGMIDDNVFFQDSVRLFQRLIELHKDNVELAPYPMERHAFTHASAWRDEYARILKLFEGTLRTPQSGTTGAAAAPPAQ
- a CDS encoding sensor histidine kinase, yielding MAHSEPRSATANDSSGEVALANHWLPNFCSLPILFALMVIGELVALIVVLASSDVGSPGWQRLGTATVFVQWLAVVWTVCLCKARPLLVRMRPWMSEFAAFALMVGTTAIASWLAYTIDNSLSLGLIGILSGQERFILRNSVICALVATAVLRYFYVQEQWRDRVRAEARARYEALQARIRPHFLFNSMNTIASLIRIRPAQAETAVEDLADLFRASLGSVDTPRTLGEELDLARGYLRIEELRLGERLQVVWDVASLPRDLPLPPLLLQPLVENAVYHGIQPLTDGGTVTVTGRHSGGMVEIRIANPCPAPGKRSPRGNGIAVANIRSRIAYHFDDRGALEIHQGHDTFDCVLRLPDDGTAPGGIEHAHTHRR
- a CDS encoding LytR/AlgR family response regulator transcription factor, giving the protein MGELSMRILIADDEPLARERLAALVASAEGEVVALAANGEEAVREAERLQPDVCLLDIRMPLMDGLDAARMIGAMPEAPAIVFCTAYDEYAVRAFEENAVDYLLKPVRQERLTQALEKARRLRPPKLDAMAGAMASNRQRTHVCARVRGNLVLVPVNEILYLMAEDKYVVVHHLKGQVLVEDALKGLEDEFGDRFVRIHRNCLVARDRLGGLSRGADGRIHARVDGSPDVLEVSRRNLPALRKLVRSL
- the hemC gene encoding hydroxymethylbilane synthase; translated protein: MKSLRIATRQSALAVWQAEHVAARLRQAHPDVLVELVPMTTRGDEIIDRPLAAIGGKGLFLKELEVAMAEGRADIAVHSLKDVPMSLEAGFSIGAVLERADPADAFVSNAYERLSELPQGARVGTSSLRRQAQLRAFRPDLELLDLRGNVGTRLAKLDAGQYDAIILACAGLDRLGLAARIRNRLAPPDWVPAVAQGAIAIEYRTIDREVAGLLAPLNDAETSRCTGAERAMNLALHGSCSVPIAGFCWETENALDLVGLVGDAATGRLLRARATAPRDQGEALGLQVADLLLAQGAGPLLGRSAS
- a CDS encoding alpha/beta hydrolase, which gives rise to MILPSVELETAPDPRHSVIWLHGLGADGHDFEPIVPELVSRQWPALRFVFPHAPVRPVTINGGMPMRAWYDIGGVDIASKQDEPGIRTSIGQLDALIAREAERGVPAERVILAGFSQGGAVVLAGGVRHAARLGGIMALSTYLPLAEKTAADRHDANKAVPILMAHGSFDNVVPQTLGTASRDYLRGLGYAVQWHTYPMAHQVCSEEIADLRQWLGARLAA